Part of the Streptomyces sp. f51 genome is shown below.
GCCCTGGCCCGGCTCGGCGACCCGCGCACCGCCCGCGCCGCCGCGGCCCTGGCCACCAACGAACTGCGGGTCGCCTACGCGCTCCAGCCGGTACGGCTCCTGGTCGAACTGCGCGCGCCCGAGGCCGTACCCGCGCTGATCACCACCCTGGAGCGCAGGCTGCGCCCGCACGACCCGTACCGCAAGGTCGCCCTCGCGTGCGCGGAAGGTCTGGGCGTCCTGGGCGACACCCGCGCGCGGGGGGTCCTGAACGAGGCGCTGGCCCACCCCGCGCTCGCGGAGACGGCGGTGCGCGCGCTGAACCGGCTGACCGGGGACCGCCGGGTCTAGGGCCTTGGGTCCGGTCCCCCGCCCGTCAGGGCGCGGGTGTAGCGCACCTCGGGCACCGCGACCCCGTCCGCCTCGAAGGGCTCCTCGGCGCCGTCGGGACGGAAGCCGGCTCTCTCGTAGAAACGGCGGGCCCGGGTGTTCTCCTTGAGGACCCACAGCAGCATCCGTTCGTGCCCGGCCGCCGTGCAGCGGCGCACGGACTCCCGCAGCAGGGCCTGCCCGACTCCCCGGCCGAGCAGGTCGGGATGAACGTAGATCGCGTACAACTCGACGTCCCCTGGACGGACTTCGCCGTCCCGGTGCGGTCCGTGGCAGGCCCAGCCGGCCACGGACCCGTCCCGCTCCGCGACCAGGTTCACGACGCTGCCGTCGCCCCCTTCGAGCCTGTGGCGGCGGCGCTCGGCGTCCTCGGTGACGCTGAGCCCGTCCAGATACGTCTGCGGTATCAGGCCCTTGTACGCGCTCCGCCAGCCGCGCACCCGGATCTCGGCCACGCGGGCACAGTCGGCGAGGGTCATCTCACGGACCCGCGGCCCGTCGGGGACGGAGACGGTCGTCGGCTCGTTCATGGGTCCATGGTGGACCACGGGTCCGACAACGCCCCCGACGGGCGCCCGCGCTGGGGTCAGCCTCTGTAGCCGAGCAGTCCGTGCAGCGTCGAACCCCGCGAGGAGGAGGACGCGGCCTTCGCCGTCAGCGGCTTCGGGTCGGGCAGCGTCCGGCACACCGCGTCGGCCTCACCGCTGCCGCGCGGCACCGTGCCGTCGGTGAGATAGGCCGCCAGGTACTTGTCCAGGCAGGCGTTGCCGCTCAGCGTGATGCCGTGGTTGCCGCCGCCCTGCTCGACCACCAGGCTTGATCCGCGCAGCCGGTGATGGACGGTCACCCCTCCCTCGTAGGGCGTGGCCGCGTCGTCGGTCGCCTGGAAGAGCAGCGTCGGTGGCAGCCGGTGGTTGGAGATGTCCACGGGGCGGAGCGAGTCCGTGGGCCAGAACGCGCACGGCGCGTTGTACCAGGCGTTGTTCCAGGCCATGAACGGCGCCTTGTCGTACACCGCCCAGGTGTCCCGGCGC
Proteins encoded:
- a CDS encoding adenylosuccinate lyase — translated: MDEALRSLTERLRAEAGAGSAAAYERLAGTEDPTVLAAALTEPGQPLWARELVAFRLGTAGDRRAFEALVLLLNHRDPQRCASAAHALARLGDPRTARAAAALATNELRVAYALQPVRLLVELRAPEAVPALITTLERRLRPHDPYRKVALACAEGLGVLGDTRARGVLNEALAHPALAETAVRALNRLTGDRRV
- a CDS encoding GNAT family N-acetyltransferase; the encoded protein is MNEPTTVSVPDGPRVREMTLADCARVAEIRVRGWRSAYKGLIPQTYLDGLSVTEDAERRRHRLEGGDGSVVNLVAERDGSVAGWACHGPHRDGEVRPGDVELYAIYVHPDLLGRGVGQALLRESVRRCTAAGHERMLLWVLKENTRARRFYERAGFRPDGAEEPFEADGVAVPEVRYTRALTGGGPDPRP